The genomic interval CAGCTGGCGGTGAATGTGGGCGATGTTCGCTTCAGCCTCCCCGCCGACACCTTGTGCCAATTCCATGAGCCAGCCGTGATTTTCCACTGCCACGATCTGCACGTTTGTTGTGATATAGGCGCACAGGGCTTCCGTGGGGGTGGTCGCCTCATGGATGGCTTGGTTGATGGCATCTACGTAGTCGGGAAAGTGTCGTAAGATGACGCGTCCGCGCAGTTCATCCATGGATCCCACGTAGCGATAGAGCGAGTTACGGGCTAGACCAACGCGCTGTGCGACGGCTCCCGCCGTAAGAGCTTCCACTCCGCCTTCGCGGAGCAGGGCCTCGGCTGCGTCGAGTATTGCTGCCTGCGTTTTTTCCCGATTTTCTTCCCGGCTACCCATGTTTTCCATTAAAGCACTTGCGCGAAGCGTCTCCGAATGTGCTTTAATGGACCCATAGCGCGACACCCTGTCGCAGTTTTGAAAGTGGTTTGAGAGAGGTTCCACCATGACCAAGACATCCAACCGCTGGGCAGTGCTGACGATCCTGATGATCGGCGTATCGCTCATTGTTCTCGACTCAACAATCGTTTCTGTTTCACTTCCCGTGATCATCACGTCGCTCGATTTGAGCCTCACTGATGCGCAATGGGTCTCTTCTCTGTATTCCGTGGTCTTTGCCGCATTGCTGCTGTTCACGGGAACACTGGGGGATAAATTCGGTCGTGTCCTTATCTTCCGCATCGGCCTTATCGTCTTTGCGCTTGCCTCGCTGCTGGCCGCGGTATCCGGCTCTGCAGCTCTCTTGATCCTGGCCAGGGGGCTGCAAGGCGTTGGCGGTGCGATGATCCTGCCATCCACCTTGGCCACTATCAATACTGTTTTCCGTGACCAGGAACGAGCACGGGCGTTTGGAATTTGGGGCGCCACAATGGCATCGATGGCGGCCATTGGCCCGTTGCTCGGTGGCTGGCTCACGCAGTCGTTTTCGTGGCACTGGATCTTTTTGATCAACATTCCTATCGTCATTGCGCTGCTCATCGCCGGCCACTTTGTCTTCGGGCCGGACCATAAGGGAGCCATTGTTGGTTTTGATGTCCCCGGCACCCTGCTTTCTGCCCTGGCTCTCGGGTTGACGGTCTTCGGGCTCATTGAGGGGACGTCGTTAGGCTGGTGGAATTCCCCAGTGCCGTTTGCGATTGCCTTTGGACTTATCGCTACTGTGCTTTTTATCGTCCTGGAACGCGCGCGTCAGCGAGCCGGCAAGCCGGTGCTTCTCGACGTCCGCCTCTTCCGCATCGGATCCTTTAGCAACGGCAATATCACCGCGCTGACCGTGGCACTAGGTGAATTCTCCGCATTGTTCGTTCTGCCGCTGTACCTTATTTCGGTACTGCACCTAGGCGCTATTCACGCAGGTTGGGTGCTTGCTACTTTGGCGCTTGGCTCGATCCTGTCCGGTGCGGCTGCTCGCCATCTGGCAGCCACATTTGGACCTGCGGTCACCGTGATTATTGGGCTCGTGCTAGAGGTGGTCGGTATTGCGGGAGCGGGCCTGCTGATCGGTCCTGCGACGTCGGCGCCGCTTATTGCCCTGGTCCTGGCGATCTACGGCGCGGGCGTAGGGCTTGCCTCGGCGCAGCTGGCTTCTGTTGTGCTTGCCGACGTCCCCGTCGAATCCTCCGGCATGGGATCGGCCACGCAGTCGACCTCCCGCCAGCTCGGCTCCGCGCTCGGTGTGGCAATCGCGGGAACTGTCCTAGCAATCGACGTAGTGCGCCGGGTAACAGAAGGCCTCACGAACCTCGGAATGACAGGGCCGCAAGCTGAGCAGTTGGCGCACGCTACCGCCGATTCCGCTGGCGCCGCAATCCCTGCTCTGGCAGAAAAGATGAGGCCTGACGTGGGAAGTGTTCTCAGCACAGCCTTTGCCGACGCCACCTCTTCGGTGCTGTACGTATCAGCCGGAGTGCTGTTGCTAGGGCTCATTTCTGCCGTGCGGTTGGCAAAGCGGTAGGGGCGGTTGCTGTTAGACCCATACAGTCCAATGGCCTGTGATTCGGAGGGTTTTGTGGAGGTGGTGCTGGTCAGTGCGTATCGGCCACTCCTGGCTTTAACACTGAAACTGACAATGCATGTTTAATCGCTTTCCGTGCCCGAAAGTGCTTGACATGATTGTTTAGCAATTATCCAAACATTGAACGGGTGGATGGGTGATAGAAAATCACTAAACAAATCTCATCCACATCAACGTGACCTGGGGATTGTGAGAATAGGGGGGGCTAATCTCACAATGAATCGTGTAATTGCGGAAACCTTGGTGGAATAGCGGGGAAGCGGGGCGCTGTGCCCAGTTCAGATAGTTAATGCTGAGGGAGCTCTGGCACTCCACGTCCCAGGGGTGGGGAGAGTCTGGTGTCAAAGCGACTGCTAGCGAGCTGTCGATCTGCGAGCGTAATGAGCTCAAGAATGTCGTCCGCATAATAACCGGCGGTTCCGCGCACTCCAATAACTTTGACCCGTAGGACTCCCGCTTGCTCTAAGTCCTCTAATGCTCGGCGGGCATTGGATGCCGTAACGCCATACAAGCGTTCTAAGGTTTTGGCAGTAACTATAGGATGAGCTGCCAAGCCGGTAAGTAGCTTGAAGTCAATGGAGTCCTCACGCAATGCACGGGTTTTACCTTGAGTCTTGCGATAGTCATCCACCATGCTGCGCCATTGCTCTTGAATGGCTTGTAGATCGGTAGCGATCAGCTCGGCTTGATGGACAGCTTGCTGCGTTGCATCGAGGAACGTTTTCAGCCAAACATTCAGATCGCCGCGTCGATAAGCGGTCAGTCCAGCGACATAAGCATCAGACCATGTGCCTAGGACAAGGCTGATGGGAAGCATGGTCTGGCGCGTTAGACCGCGACGTAGCAGAACGCCATGAATGAGAGCCCTGCCGACGCGACCATTGCCATCTGCGAATGGATGAATCGTCTCAAACTGCGCATGGAGAATGGCAGCCTGAATTAAAGCGCCGTGAGCTGCACCGTTGGCATACTCACACAAATCTGTGACAAGAGCAGGCACCTCTTCGGGTGGCGGTGGGATGAATTCGGCGCCGATGGGTGTGCGTCCTGATCCGCCGATCCAGTTTTGTATTGTGCGAATCCCGACCGGAACTGTTGGGCGGGGGCCAAGAAGTTCGGTCTGGAGTCTGCTGAGGTACCCCGGTGTAATCACCGGTTCTGTTGCGAAGGATTCTTCAATAGTGCGCAGAACCTGGAGGTTTCGGGCCACAGCTTCGGCACTTTCCTTGAAACCTCGTACTTGTTCGGACTGGGCGAGCTCTGCGAGGACGACTTTGTCCACATTGGGTGCGATACCCTCGATGCGTGAGGAGGAAATCGCCTCAGATCGCATCAACAATCGGGCGATACTCTCTAAATGTCCGGAACCCTTATGGCTTCCCAATGCAATAATCGAACGTTCAATCTCCGCAGATTTTTGGGCCAGCTCTGGGTCGATCACCAGGGATGTATCGGAGAGGGTATCTGGAACATAGGCCTCATAGGCGCCACCGATTTTGTCACGGCGTGGCAGACCAGTTCCATCTGCTGGCAACCAAAAACGTGGTTCATATCGAGGCATATATAACTCTTTTCCACACCTCAAACGGACTGAGATGATTGTTTAAGAGTTATTCAAACATATGGAAGAGGGGTGGGGCAATGGATAAACATTGGTTAGTTGTGCGTGACCAGGGGATTGTGAGAATAAAGGGGGGTCTAATCTCACAATGAATCGTGTAATCGCGGAAACCTTGGTGGAATAGTGGACTGCTATTCCGCCAAGCGGTAGCGCCTGTGTGTGCTGGAACTGGGTTCCTTCCGCTAAGCGCAAAGATCCGACTCCAAGAAGAACATTTTGGATTTTTCTATGAGACTGTAGACGAAACTTTTAAGAGCCTTACCGAAGGTGGCTACGGATTTGTCCGTGGAGAAGCAATCTGTGGGCCAACTACTTCTGGTCATGATTACCGAATTTCTGGAGAGATTTTTGCAGGATCGCATCATGGCTTTGGCATCTCTAGAGAAGTCCATCTTCCGTGCAATGTGAACTAGTTAGTGCGCATGAGCCAGGCTTTTAGTTCTTTTTCTGCGCGCTCACAACCACCTGGGTAGTTTTTGTTTAGCTCTTCAGCTACAGAATCGAAAACTTTTTTAGCGAGAGCTTCGGCGTGGTCAGGCTGAAGCTGCCCTTTTAACTCGTTTAAGGGGACGGAGAGGGAGGCATAAGGACTAGGTCGAAAAGAATAAGACCGCATGTCATCAGCGTATATTCGGATGGTTGTCCCCAAAATCTGAGATTCAAGGATAACGTTTCCGAATACTAAGGACGATAGTTTTTTCTCTTTCATGTTGGGCAGTCTACGGAAATAAAGCAGTACTAGCTGCTGGCTCTA from Corynebacterium ulcerans carries:
- a CDS encoding TetR/AcrR family transcriptional regulator, which produces MGSREENREKTQAAILDAAEALLREGGVEALTAGAVAQRVGLARNSLYRYVGSMDELRGRVILRHFPDYVDAINQAIHEATTPTEALCAYITTNVQIVAVENHGWLMELAQGVGGEAEANIAHIHRQLIKSLSNLLIPFDLDNPTLAAALIQGLLSTGFSALERGHDVQEVTALCVQGALGIVGKPQ
- a CDS encoding Fic family protein, with the protein product MPRYEPRFWLPADGTGLPRRDKIGGAYEAYVPDTLSDTSLVIDPELAQKSAEIERSIIALGSHKGSGHLESIARLLMRSEAISSSRIEGIAPNVDKVVLAELAQSEQVRGFKESAEAVARNLQVLRTIEESFATEPVITPGYLSRLQTELLGPRPTVPVGIRTIQNWIGGSGRTPIGAEFIPPPPEEVPALVTDLCEYANGAAHGALIQAAILHAQFETIHPFADGNGRVGRALIHGVLLRRGLTRQTMLPISLVLGTWSDAYVAGLTAYRRGDLNVWLKTFLDATQQAVHQAELIATDLQAIQEQWRSMVDDYRKTQGKTRALREDSIDFKLLTGLAAHPIVTAKTLERLYGVTASNARRALEDLEQAGVLRVKVIGVRGTAGYYADDILELITLADRQLASSRFDTRLSPPLGRGVPELPQH
- a CDS encoding DHA2 family efflux MFS transporter permease subunit, encoding MTKTSNRWAVLTILMIGVSLIVLDSTIVSVSLPVIITSLDLSLTDAQWVSSLYSVVFAALLLFTGTLGDKFGRVLIFRIGLIVFALASLLAAVSGSAALLILARGLQGVGGAMILPSTLATINTVFRDQERARAFGIWGATMASMAAIGPLLGGWLTQSFSWHWIFLINIPIVIALLIAGHFVFGPDHKGAIVGFDVPGTLLSALALGLTVFGLIEGTSLGWWNSPVPFAIAFGLIATVLFIVLERARQRAGKPVLLDVRLFRIGSFSNGNITALTVALGEFSALFVLPLYLISVLHLGAIHAGWVLATLALGSILSGAAARHLAATFGPAVTVIIGLVLEVVGIAGAGLLIGPATSAPLIALVLAIYGAGVGLASAQLASVVLADVPVESSGMGSATQSTSRQLGSALGVAIAGTVLAIDVVRRVTEGLTNLGMTGPQAEQLAHATADSAGAAIPALAEKMRPDVGSVLSTAFADATSSVLYVSAGVLLLGLISAVRLAKR